The following are encoded in a window of Camarhynchus parvulus chromosome 1A, STF_HiC, whole genome shotgun sequence genomic DNA:
- the CCND2 gene encoding G1/S-specific cyclin-D2 gives MELLCCEVDPMRRALPDPNLLYDDRVLHNLLTIEERYLPQCSYFKCVQKDIQPFMRRMVATWMLEVCEEQKCEEEVFPLAMNYLDRFLAVVPTRKCHLQLLGAVCMFLASKLKETIPLTAEKLCIYTDNSIKPQELLEWELVVLGKLKWNLATVTPHDFIEHILRKVPLPKDKLLLIRKHAQTFIALCATDFNFAMYPPSMIATGSVGAAICGLQLDDGDSLTDLLAKITNTDVDCLKACQEQIEAVLVNSLQQVQQQQQQSSPSKTVDELDQASTPTDVRDINL, from the exons atggagctgctgtgctgcgAGGTGGATCCCATGAGGAGAGCTCTGCCTGACCCGAACTTGCTCTACGATGACCGCGTTTTGCACAACTTACTAACCATAGAGGAAAGGTATCTGCCCCAATGCTCCTACTTCAAGTGCGTCCAGAAGGACATCCAGCCCTTCATGAGGAGGATGGTGGCCACTTGGATGCTGGAG GTCTGCGAAGAGCAGAAGTGCGAAGAAGAAGTTTTCCCTCTGGCCATGAATTACTTGGACAGATTCTTAGCTGTGGTGCCCACTCGGAAGTgccatctgcagctgctgggggcgGTGTGCATGTTCCTGGCCTCCAAGCTGAAAGAGACAATCCCCCTCACAGCCGAGAAGCTGTGCATATACACGGACAATTCCATCAAACCCCAAGAGCTGCTG GAATGggagctggtggtgctggggaagTTGAAGTGGAACCTTGCAACCGTCACCCCACACGATTTCATTGAACACATTCTAAGGAAGGTGCCTCTCCCTAAAGACAAGTTGCTTTTGATCCGGAAGCATGCACAAACCTTCATCGCCCTTTGTGCCACAG ATTTTAACTTTGCCATGTACCCACCATCAATGATAGCAACTGGAAGTGTGGGAGCAGCCATCTGTGGCCTTCAGCTCGATGATGGGGACAGCCTCACGGACCTCCTGGCCAAGATCACAAACACAGATGTG GACTGCCTTAAAGCTTGTCAGGAACAGATCGAGGCGGTGCTCGTGAACAGCCTGCAGCaagtccagcagcagcagcagcagagcagcccctccaAGACAGTGGATGAACTGGACCAGGCCAGCACTCCCACAGATGTGAGAGACATCAACCTGTGA